DNA from Synechococcus sp. CBW1108:
ATCACCGGCATCCCCCGGGCCGTGCCGGTGGTGGCCGACATGGCCGCCGCCCTGGCCTACGGGCCCGCGGCGGCGGTGGTGGGCCTGGCCCCCTCCGGTGGGCGGCTGCCGGAGCTGATGCGCGCCGATGTGCTGGTGGGGCTCCAGGCGGGGCTCAACCTGGCCAGTGGTCTGCACAGCCGCCTGGGCGACGATCCCGAGCTGGCAGGGGCCTGCACCCGGCCCGGCCAGTGGATCTGGGACCTGCGCCAGGAGCCCCCAGCCCTGGCGGTGGCCACGGCGCGAGCGGCCGCCCTGCCCTGCCGGCGACTGCTGGCGGTGGGTTCCGACATGGCCGTCGGCAAGATGAGTGCCTGCCTGGAGCTGCAGGCGGAAGGCCTGCGCCGGGGGCTCGATGCCCGCTTTGTGGGCACGGGCCAGGCGGGGATCCTGATTGCCGGCACCGGGGTGGCCCTCGATGCGGTGCGGGTGGACTACGCCGCCGGGGCGGTGGAAGGGGCGGTGCTGCAGGCGGCCGCCGGGGCTGGGCCAGCAGCGCTGGTGCTTGTCGAGGGACAGGGTTCCCTCTGCCACCCGGGATCATCCGCCACCCTGCCGCTGCTGCGCGGCAGCCAGCCCACCGATCTGCTGCTGGTGCATCGTGCTGGCCAGAGCCAGGTGCGCACCAGGCCCGGGGCCGCCCCAGTGGCCATTCCCCCCCTCCCGGAGCTGATCGCCGCCGTGGAGGCGCTGGCGGCCCTGGGCCGGCCCGATGGCCTGCGGCCCCGGGTGCGGGCCGTGGCGCTCAACACCGCCCGGCTCGCCGGCGCTGAAGCAGACGCAGCCCTGGCGGCCACCGCCGCCGAGACGGGCCTGGCCTGCGTCGATCCGGTGCGGCAGGGCGCTGGCCAGCTGCTGGATGCTCTGCTGGCCGCTGGCTGAATAAAAAAACCGTCCCCACCTGGGTGGAAACGGCTGGGAAACAAGGGCGAGCGAGGGGATTCGAACCCCCGGATGGCGGCACCACAAGCCGCTGCCTTAACCGCTTGGCGACGCCCGCCTCAAACTACCCAAATGTACCAAGCCTCCCGGCCAGGGGGGTTTCCATTTCCTGGACCGATTTAGTGCCAACCTGGAAAGCCATTCAGCCACGCCTCGTTTGCCCGGCCGTCCGGACCTCCCCGCCCGTGCCCCCTGGCGCTCAGGCCTGCTGCTGCTGGCGCTGGCCGGCTCCGGCCTGGCACTCACCAACCCAGCCTCGGCCGACTTCGAGGCTTTTGCTACCGACCGGTTGGTCG
Protein-coding regions in this window:
- a CDS encoding DUF1611 domain-containing protein, with translation MLSASAPIVLLQHGGLDDLSGKTGLAMLRYRSGPIVAVIDPAFAGADLRAITGIPRAVPVVADMAAALAYGPAAAVVGLAPSGGRLPELMRADVLVGLQAGLNLASGLHSRLGDDPELAGACTRPGQWIWDLRQEPPALAVATARAAALPCRRLLAVGSDMAVGKMSACLELQAEGLRRGLDARFVGTGQAGILIAGTGVALDAVRVDYAAGAVEGAVLQAAAGAGPAALVLVEGQGSLCHPGSSATLPLLRGSQPTDLLLVHRAGQSQVRTRPGAAPVAIPPLPELIAAVEALAALGRPDGLRPRVRAVALNTARLAGAEADAALAATAAETGLACVDPVRQGAGQLLDALLAAG